From Hymenobacter sedentarius, a single genomic window includes:
- the moaA gene encoding GTP 3',8-cyclase MoaA: protein MVSPLYDQHGRPLEYLRLAVTDRCNLRCFYCMPEEGIKYMPKHELLSYEEMLRLTGLLATLGVRKVRLTGGEPFVRRDLVPFMERLAQLPGIDDISLTTNGVLTAPHVPALARLGVKAVNLSLDTLDRARFASITRRDELPKVMETFYALLDAGIQVKINAVVMDGQNIDDLVPLADLSRALPVDVRFIEEMPFNGGSHEAGPASLPWNHVRIRQHLEAHFGELTPVPMPAGATASDYSIAGHQGRVGIIAAYSRTFCGTCNRLRLTAEGGIKTCLYDQGVLDVRALLRGGKDDEQIVAALAAAFRFRAANGFEAERQRPLHQLSFESMATIGG from the coding sequence GTGGTTTCTCCCCTCTACGACCAGCACGGCCGGCCGCTGGAATACCTGCGCTTGGCCGTGACGGACCGCTGCAACCTGCGCTGCTTCTACTGCATGCCCGAAGAAGGCATCAAGTACATGCCCAAGCACGAGCTGCTGAGCTACGAGGAAATGCTGCGCCTAACCGGCCTGCTGGCCACGCTGGGCGTGCGCAAAGTGCGCCTGACCGGCGGCGAGCCCTTCGTGCGGCGCGACCTGGTGCCCTTCATGGAGCGCCTGGCCCAGCTGCCCGGCATCGACGACATCAGCCTGACCACCAACGGCGTGCTCACCGCGCCCCACGTGCCCGCCCTGGCCCGCCTGGGCGTGAAAGCCGTGAATCTCAGCCTTGATACCCTGGACCGCGCCCGCTTCGCCAGCATCACGCGGCGCGACGAGCTGCCCAAGGTGATGGAAACCTTCTACGCCCTGCTCGACGCCGGCATCCAGGTGAAAATCAACGCCGTGGTAATGGACGGGCAGAACATCGACGACCTGGTTCCGCTGGCCGACCTCAGCCGCGCCCTGCCCGTCGACGTGCGTTTCATCGAGGAAATGCCCTTCAACGGCGGCAGCCACGAGGCCGGGCCGGCATCGCTGCCGTGGAACCACGTGCGCATCCGCCAGCACCTGGAAGCTCATTTTGGGGAGCTTACGCCGGTTCCCATGCCCGCCGGAGCCACGGCTTCCGACTATTCTATTGCCGGCCACCAGGGCCGCGTGGGCATCATTGCGGCGTATTCGCGCACCTTCTGCGGCACCTGCAACCGCCTGCGCCTCACGGCCGAAGGCGGCATCAAAACCTGCCTCTACGACCAGGGCGTGCTCGACGTGCGCGCCCTGCTGCGCGGCGGCAAAGACGACGAGCAGATTGTGGCCGCCCTGGCCGCCGCCTTCCGCTTCCGGGCCGCCAATGGCTTCGAAGCCGAGCGCCAGCGGCCGCTGCACCAGCTCAGCTTCGAAAGCATGGCCACTATCGGCGGCTAA
- a CDS encoding nuclear transport factor 2 family protein, which yields MTPQDRNKQNAIAFYELMFNDCQPAEALERYVGDEYIQHNPHVKDGKLGFLTYFLRMQAEYPGKHMRVVRAVAENDLVVLHCHQTWPGGHDYAGMDIFRFDANGKIVEHWDVLQEVPEIAQNENGMF from the coding sequence ATGACCCCACAGGACCGCAACAAGCAGAACGCCATTGCCTTCTACGAGCTGATGTTCAACGACTGCCAGCCGGCCGAGGCGCTGGAGCGCTACGTGGGCGACGAGTACATTCAGCACAACCCGCACGTGAAGGATGGCAAGCTGGGCTTCCTCACGTATTTCCTGCGCATGCAGGCCGAGTACCCCGGCAAGCACATGCGCGTGGTGCGCGCCGTGGCCGAAAACGACTTGGTGGTATTGCACTGCCACCAGACCTGGCCCGGCGGCCACGACTACGCCGGCATGGACATTTTTCGGTTCGATGCCAATGGCAAAATCGTGGAGCACTGGGACGTGCTGCAGGAAGTGCCCGAAATAGCCCAGAACGAAAATGGCATGTTCTGA
- a CDS encoding cupin domain-containing protein, with amino-acid sequence MEVTQSVTKYTWDDMPKEQLSDQLSRRLITGNDMMLAHVYLKKGCVVPLHHHINEQITYILEGALRFHIGSEDGEEVIVRAGEVLHIPSNVPHTAEALEDTLDVDIFSPPRQDWLDKSDDYLRQK; translated from the coding sequence ATGGAAGTAACTCAATCCGTCACCAAATACACCTGGGACGACATGCCGAAAGAGCAGTTGTCGGACCAGTTATCCCGCCGCCTCATCACGGGCAATGACATGATGCTGGCTCACGTTTACCTCAAAAAAGGCTGCGTTGTGCCCCTGCATCACCATATCAACGAGCAGATAACCTACATTCTGGAAGGCGCCTTGCGCTTTCATATTGGGTCCGAAGACGGCGAGGAAGTCATCGTGCGGGCGGGCGAGGTGCTGCACATTCCGTCTAACGTGCCGCACACGGCCGAGGCGCTGGAAGACACGCTCGACGTGGATATTTTCAGCCCTCCGCGCCAGGACTGGTTGGATAAATCCGACGATTACCTGCGCCAGAAGTAG
- a CDS encoding MoaD/ThiS family protein — MSLKVTLYGITRDIVGTSVIELPAPAPTTVGELLEEMRRQYPALGELRSCAVAVNHEYADNDHPLHTVDEIALIPPVAGG; from the coding sequence ATGTCTTTAAAAGTCACCTTATACGGCATCACCCGCGACATCGTGGGCACGTCCGTCATTGAGCTGCCGGCGCCGGCACCCACCACGGTGGGCGAACTGCTGGAAGAAATGCGCCGGCAATACCCCGCGCTGGGCGAGCTGCGCAGCTGCGCCGTGGCCGTAAACCACGAATACGCCGACAACGACCACCCGCTCCACACCGTCGACGAAATTGCCCTAATTCCGCCCGTTGCCGGGGGGTGA
- a CDS encoding alpha/beta hydrolase: protein MKAVLMIVGIGLVLYVALACLLYFRQESLLFFPTRLPADYQFHFPGKFEERWVTTADGTRLHGLLFGAPHSKGLIFYLHGNGGALDSWGRAAETYTRLHYDVFMLDYRGYGKSGGKITSQAQLLADVDVAYQQMLTHYPESQTVILGYSVGTGPATRLAARHHPKLLILQAPYFSLRDLAKRLFPFVPGFLVRYPLPTNELIGQVKSPIVLFHGDQDEVIYFESSLKLKALLKPSDKLIVLRGEGHNGITDNPVYRQELAKLL from the coding sequence ATGAAAGCGGTACTGATGATTGTAGGCATTGGGCTGGTGCTGTATGTGGCGCTGGCCTGCTTGCTTTATTTCAGGCAGGAAAGCCTGCTGTTCTTCCCCACGCGCCTGCCAGCCGACTACCAGTTTCATTTCCCCGGCAAGTTTGAGGAGCGCTGGGTGACCACCGCCGACGGTACCCGCCTGCACGGCCTCTTGTTTGGGGCACCCCATTCCAAAGGCCTTATTTTCTACCTGCACGGCAACGGCGGCGCCCTCGATAGCTGGGGCCGCGCCGCCGAAACCTACACCCGTCTGCACTACGACGTGTTCATGCTCGACTACCGGGGCTACGGCAAAAGCGGCGGCAAAATCACGAGCCAAGCCCAGCTCTTGGCCGATGTGGACGTCGCCTACCAGCAAATGCTGACGCATTACCCCGAAAGCCAGACCGTGATTCTGGGCTACTCCGTGGGTACGGGCCCGGCCACGCGGCTGGCCGCGCGGCATCATCCCAAGCTGTTGATTCTGCAGGCGCCCTACTTCAGTTTGCGCGACTTGGCCAAGCGGCTGTTTCCCTTCGTGCCGGGCTTCCTGGTGCGCTACCCGCTGCCCACCAACGAGCTGATTGGGCAAGTGAAGTCGCCCATCGTGCTGTTTCACGGCGACCAGGACGAGGTGATTTACTTCGAGTCGTCGCTCAAGCTCAAGGCCTTGCTCAAACCGTCGGACAAACTCATTGTGCTGCGCGGCGAAGGCCACAACGGCATCACCGACAATCCGGTGTATCGGCAGGAGCTGGCCAAGCTGCTGTGA
- a CDS encoding SDR family oxidoreductase, which translates to MDLGLQGKVALVAAASKGLGRAVAGELAAEGASLVLCARGEEALQETCAAITAATGVPVLGVAADVANPADVARVVQAAMERFGRVDILVTNAGGPPAGTFDTLTREMWESATHLLLTSVVELTRAVLPGMKERGWGRILNVTSIAAKQPVDNLLLSNSLRAAVTGMARTLANEVAPFGVTVNNILPGYTRTERVVNLADAVAARDGISAADATARWEAEIPMRRLGEPREFAALAAFLCSERASYITGSSIAVDGGWIRSLL; encoded by the coding sequence ATGGACCTCGGATTGCAAGGAAAAGTAGCCCTGGTGGCAGCCGCCAGCAAGGGCCTGGGCCGCGCCGTGGCCGGAGAACTGGCCGCCGAAGGCGCCTCGCTGGTGCTGTGCGCCCGCGGCGAAGAAGCCCTTCAGGAAACCTGCGCCGCCATCACGGCTGCCACGGGCGTGCCCGTGCTGGGCGTGGCCGCCGACGTGGCCAACCCGGCCGATGTCGCCCGCGTGGTGCAAGCCGCCATGGAGCGGTTTGGGCGCGTCGATATTCTGGTAACGAACGCCGGCGGACCGCCCGCCGGCACCTTCGACACGCTGACCCGCGAAATGTGGGAATCGGCCACGCACTTGCTGCTCACGAGCGTGGTGGAGCTCACGCGCGCCGTGCTGCCCGGCATGAAGGAGCGCGGCTGGGGCCGCATTTTGAACGTGACGTCCATCGCCGCGAAGCAGCCGGTGGATAACCTGCTGCTCTCGAACAGCCTGCGCGCCGCCGTAACCGGCATGGCCCGCACCCTGGCCAACGAAGTGGCACCATTCGGCGTCACGGTCAACAACATCTTGCCCGGCTACACCCGCACCGAGCGGGTGGTGAACCTGGCCGACGCCGTGGCTGCGCGCGATGGCATCTCGGCCGCCGACGCCACGGCCCGCTGGGAAGCCGAAATTCCCATGCGGCGCCTGGGCGAGCCCCGCGAATTCGCAGCACTGGCCGCGTTCCTGTGTTCGGAGCGGGCCAGCTACATCACCGGCAGCTCCATTGCCGTAGATGGCGGCTGGATTCGCTCGCTGCTGTAG
- a CDS encoding MutS-related protein, protein MFRQPPGSATSILERQRILQGFRRNWTVVGEFSYSTLYQRETQAFLGDLKSGRTLLKSDPISARLGYFWSEEHKHRTQASLIQLVLLFSSLHERYFRQIKPTDFPESFALQLASARLFLEGFNLRLYAESIRENTFSVTQTVQLTCTLGSIPAAEIQAFWEFLFLFEAYWSITKATLKHSFCTPTFHKSAFAVDGLYHPAIGNPVRNTFQQPENETVFLLTGPNMAGKSTLLKALGLYVYLAHLGFVVPATTCVLPFFDTIAVSINLNDNLRSGYSHFMTELLHLKTVLENASGSQKCFAVFDELFRGTNPDDALDITRATINGLARFPN, encoded by the coding sequence TTGTTTCGACAGCCGCCCGGCTCAGCAACATCCATTCTGGAGCGTCAGCGCATCCTGCAAGGATTTCGCCGAAACTGGACTGTGGTGGGGGAATTCTCTTATTCGACCCTATACCAGCGCGAAACACAGGCCTTTCTAGGCGATTTGAAAAGTGGCCGGACGCTGCTAAAATCTGACCCTATAAGTGCGCGGCTGGGCTACTTCTGGTCAGAAGAGCACAAGCACCGCACGCAAGCATCACTGATTCAGCTGGTGCTGTTATTTAGCAGCTTGCACGAGCGGTATTTCCGACAAATTAAGCCTACTGATTTCCCAGAATCATTTGCTTTGCAGCTGGCGTCAGCAAGGCTTTTTTTAGAAGGCTTCAACCTGAGACTGTACGCTGAGAGCATCCGGGAAAATACCTTTTCCGTGACGCAAACCGTGCAGCTCACCTGCACCCTCGGGTCCATACCGGCCGCAGAGATTCAGGCCTTTTGGGAATTTCTGTTCCTGTTTGAGGCCTACTGGTCGATTACGAAAGCAACGTTGAAACACTCTTTTTGCACGCCGACTTTCCACAAATCCGCCTTTGCGGTAGACGGGCTCTATCATCCGGCAATAGGCAATCCAGTACGGAACACCTTTCAGCAGCCCGAGAACGAAACCGTGTTCTTGCTCACGGGACCCAACATGGCCGGTAAATCAACGCTGCTAAAGGCGCTGGGCTTGTACGTTTACTTGGCACACCTGGGTTTCGTCGTGCCGGCCACGACGTGCGTACTGCCTTTTTTCGACACCATTGCCGTGTCCATCAACCTCAACGACAATCTGCGCAGCGGCTATAGTCACTTCATGACCGAGCTGCTGCACCTAAAAACGGTGCTCGAGAATGCCTCCGGCTCCCAAAAATGCTTTGCTGTTTTTGACGAGCTGTTTCGCGGCACCAACCCAGATGACGCGCTCGACATTACCCGTGCTACCATCAACGGCCTGGCGCGCTTTCCAAATTGA
- a CDS encoding molybdenum cofactor biosynthesis protein MoaE, producing MTPYLAITDQPIDVAAALAAVQTDTAGAVNAFVGTVRNQSGGRPVRRLHYESYDSMALTQLGHVVAQAYEKWPMLQEVAVVHRKGTLELGDVAVVVAVATPHRAESFAACQFIIDTLKQVVTIWKREEYEDGTEWVAAHP from the coding sequence ATGACGCCCTACCTCGCCATTACCGACCAGCCCATTGACGTGGCCGCCGCCCTGGCCGCCGTGCAAACCGACACCGCCGGGGCCGTGAACGCCTTCGTGGGCACGGTGCGCAACCAGTCGGGCGGGCGCCCGGTGCGCCGCCTGCACTACGAGTCCTACGACAGCATGGCCCTGACCCAGCTCGGCCACGTGGTAGCCCAGGCTTACGAAAAGTGGCCGATGCTGCAAGAAGTGGCCGTGGTGCACCGCAAAGGCACGTTAGAACTCGGCGACGTGGCCGTGGTGGTGGCCGTGGCCACGCCGCACCGCGCCGAAAGCTTCGCTGCCTGCCAGTTCATCATCGACACGCTTAAGCAAGTGGTGACCATCTGGAAGCGCGAGGAGTACGAAGACGGCACCGAGTGGGTGGCCGCCCACCCGTAG
- a CDS encoding MFS transporter codes for MISLTTTAPPISRKAHRLAVGALFFLLGLCFASWASRIPSVQQRMGISEAQLGLLLLALPIGQLLSLPLTGWLVAKEGSRKVVLWGVGLYATALLGLGWASSLYQLLPCLVLFGVGGNLTNISVNTQAVGVERLYKHKPIMASFHGLWSLAGFAAAAVGSFMIGHAITPGWHFVLIALFIMAGLAVSAGYTVREDTGVDPNQPIFVKPDKELLGLGAIAFCALICEGAMFDWSGVYFKKVIQADKAWVGAGYTAFMSTMALGRFGADWLAARLGAKRVIQLSGLLTATGLLIAVLLPTLVTAMLGFLLVGFGTSSVVPLVYSAAGRSKHMSAGMALASVSTIGFLGFLLGPPVIGLVAGATSLRVSFALIAFMGLCVSAVATRVRV; via the coding sequence ATGATTTCATTGACTACAACGGCCCCGCCCATTTCCCGAAAAGCCCACCGGTTGGCGGTGGGCGCTTTGTTTTTTCTGTTAGGCCTGTGCTTTGCCAGCTGGGCCTCGCGCATTCCGAGCGTGCAGCAGCGCATGGGCATTTCGGAAGCACAGTTGGGCCTGCTGCTGCTGGCGCTGCCCATTGGGCAGCTGCTGTCGTTGCCCCTCACCGGGTGGCTGGTGGCCAAGGAGGGCAGCCGCAAGGTGGTGCTCTGGGGCGTGGGGCTGTACGCAACGGCACTGCTGGGCCTGGGCTGGGCCAGCAGCCTCTACCAGCTGCTGCCGTGCCTGGTGCTGTTTGGGGTGGGCGGCAACCTGACCAATATCTCGGTGAACACCCAGGCCGTGGGCGTGGAGCGGCTCTACAAGCACAAGCCCATTATGGCCTCGTTTCACGGGCTGTGGAGCCTGGCGGGGTTTGCGGCCGCCGCGGTGGGTTCGTTCATGATTGGCCACGCCATCACGCCAGGCTGGCATTTCGTGCTCATTGCCTTGTTTATCATGGCCGGTCTGGCGGTGAGCGCCGGCTACACCGTGCGCGAGGATACCGGCGTCGACCCCAACCAGCCCATTTTCGTGAAGCCCGACAAGGAGCTCCTGGGCCTGGGCGCCATTGCCTTTTGCGCCCTCATCTGCGAAGGGGCCATGTTCGACTGGAGCGGGGTGTATTTCAAAAAGGTCATTCAGGCCGATAAGGCCTGGGTGGGAGCGGGCTACACGGCCTTCATGAGCACCATGGCCCTGGGCCGCTTCGGGGCCGACTGGCTGGCCGCGCGCCTCGGAGCCAAGCGCGTGATTCAGCTCAGCGGCCTGCTCACGGCCACGGGCCTGCTGATTGCGGTGCTGCTGCCCACGCTGGTCACGGCCATGCTGGGCTTTCTGCTGGTGGGCTTTGGCACGTCGTCGGTGGTGCCGCTGGTGTACAGCGCGGCCGGACGCTCCAAGCACATGTCGGCCGGCATGGCGCTGGCCTCAGTTTCGACCATTGGCTTCCTGGGCTTTTTGCTAGGGCCGCCGGTTATCGGGCTAGTGGCCGGGGCCACGAGCCTGCGCGTGTCGTTTGCTTTAATTGCCTTTATGGGGCTGTGCGTATCGGCCGTAGCAACGCGGGTGCGGGTGTAG